Below is a genomic region from Bordetella pertussis 18323.
GCGAGGCGCCCGCGCTGCTGCGGCTGGCGCCGGGCGAGCAGGCCGCCTGGCCATATGAACCGGCCAGCCGCGGCTGGTACGACCTGACGGCGAGCGCCGCGGGGCAGTCGTTGCGGCTGGCCGGCCGCATGCGCGCCGCGGGGCCGGGCCGGCCCGACCCGCGCCTGGGCTGACGCGCCCTGCGGCTTACTGCGGGACTTCCGGGGTGGACGCCGGCGTTTCGGCGTTGCCGGCTTTCTCGGCCTTGTCGGCCTTCTCGATGGCTTCTTCGCCGCGCGCCAGGCGCTCGGTGTTCTTGACCCCGGTGTGGCGCACATCGGCGCCCTTGACCATGTAGATCACCCGCTCGGCCATGTTCTTGGCATGGTCGCCGATGCGCTCGAGCGCGCGGGCGATGAAGATCATGTCGATGGCGCGCGAAATGGTGCGCGGGTCTTCCATCATGTAGGTGATCAGGTTGCGCAGCGCCGCCTTCCATTCCTTGTCGACTTCCTTGTCGCTGCGCACGACCTGCGCGGCCAGGATCGGATCCAGGCGCGCGAAGGCGTCCAGCGCCTGGCGCAGCATATTGCCCACGTTCACGGCCATGTGGCGCAGTTCGATCAGGGGAATGTGACGCTGGTCGTTCTCGTACATGCGGCGCACGGCGGTGGCGATCTTCTCGGCCTCGTCGCCCGAGCGCTCCATGTCGGTCAGCATCTTGGAGACGGCCAGCAAGGTGCGCAGGTCGATCGCGGTGGGCTGGTGGCGCGCCAGGATCAGGCTGATGCGCTCGTCGATCTCGACTTCGTGCCGGTTGACCTCTTTCTCGCGCTCGCGCACCTTCTCGACCATGCTCATGTCGCCGGCCGGAATGGCTTCGACCGCTTCGTGGATCATGGCCTCGACGATTCCGCCCATCTGGAGGAACTGCGACCGCACGTGCTGCAGGTCTGCGTCGAATTGTTTGTTGGTGTGCTCCGTCATCCGGACTCCCTGCGTGGTTGGTCTCATCTGTAGTGCCCCTGAAAACGCGGTTGCGCAGAGGGCTGCCCGACCCGCAAGGTTATGACCCGACTATGACAGGATTATGAATCCCCCCCGGAAGACCGGCAAGCCGGCCCCGGGAAGGCGCGCCGGGTCAGCCGCGGCGCTCCAGGCGGCGGATGCCGTCCTGGGTGGCCAGCAGCGCCACATCGGCGCCGGCCAGGGCGAACAGGCCGCAGGTCACCACGCCCGGAATGTCGTTGATGGTCTTCTCCAGCCCCGGCGCGTCGGCGATCGACAGGCCGGCCACGTCCAGGATGATGTTGCCATTGTCGGTAACGAAGCCTTCGCGCAGCGCCGGCTGGCCGCCCAGCCGGCTCAAGCCGCGCGCCACGGCGTTGCGCGCCATGGGAATGACCTCCACCGGCAGCGGAAAGCGGCCCAGCCGCTCGACCAGCTTGGACTCGTCGGCGATGCAGATGTAGCGCCGGGCCACCGAGGCCACGATCTTCTCGCGCGTCAGCGCGCCGCCGCCGCCCTTGATCATGTGCAGGTTGGGATCGATCTCGTCGGCGCCGTCCACGTAGATCGGCATGCTCTGGACATCGTTGAGGTCCAGCACCGCCAGGCCGTGGCCGGCCAGCCGCGCCGCGCTGCGCTCGGAACTGGCCACCGTGCCGCGCAGCCTGCCCTTGAAGCAAGCCAGGCCATCGATGAACAGATCGGCGGTCGAGCCGGTGCCCACGCCGATGATCACGTCCGGCCCGGCTACCTGTTCGACCAATTCGAGGGCTGCGTCGGCGGCTTGTTGCTTGAGTTCTTG
It encodes:
- the phoU gene encoding phosphate signaling complex protein PhoU yields the protein MTEHTNKQFDADLQHVRSQFLQMGGIVEAMIHEAVEAIPAGDMSMVEKVREREKEVNRHEVEIDERISLILARHQPTAIDLRTLLAVSKMLTDMERSGDEAEKIATAVRRMYENDQRHIPLIELRHMAVNVGNMLRQALDAFARLDPILAAQVVRSDKEVDKEWKAALRNLITYMMEDPRTISRAIDMIFIARALERIGDHAKNMAERVIYMVKGADVRHTGVKNTERLARGEEAIEKADKAEKAGNAETPASTPEVPQ
- the rpiA gene encoding ribose-5-phosphate isomerase RpiA; the encoded protein is MLTQQELKQQAADAALELVEQVAGPDVIIGVGTGSTADLFIDGLACFKGRLRGTVASSERSAARLAGHGLAVLDLNDVQSMPIYVDGADEIDPNLHMIKGGGGALTREKIVASVARRYICIADESKLVERLGRFPLPVEVIPMARNAVARGLSRLGGQPALREGFVTDNGNIILDVAGLSIADAPGLEKTINDIPGVVTCGLFALAGADVALLATQDGIRRLERRG